In the Blautia coccoides genome, ACATACTAATCTGTACAGAAAAAGTCTAAGCCTTAGACAGACGAAAACGGATAAAGTTGATGCCCATACAATTGCTTCTATGCTAATGTCTGACGTGAACTTAAAGTCCTACTCAGACACATCGTATCACAACGAAGAGCTTAAGTCACTTACTCGCTATCGTTTTGATAAAGTTAAAGAACGCGCGAAGCTTAAAACATCTATATCCCGTCTTGTATGTATCCTTTTCCCTGAGTTAGAAAAGCTTGTTCCAACACTTCATCAGAATTCTGTTTATGAGTTACTCTACGAATTTCCTGGTGCAAAACAGGTAGCTAATGCACATCTCACAAGACTTTCAAATCTTCTTGAAACCGCATCTAAAGGCCACTACACAAAAGAAACCTCTATCGCTTTTAGAGAGGCTGCAAGAACCTCTATCGGTTCAAATATGCCAGCTAAATCGCTTGAATTAAAGCACACCATTAAGCTCATTAGAGAGCTAGATTCTGAAATCGAAGAGATTGAAAACGAGATTAAAGTCATCATGGATGAAATCAATTCTCCAATCCTTAGCATTCCTGGAATCAGCTATCGAATGGGTGCCATGATTATTGCTGAAATAGGTGACTTTAGCCAATTCGACTCTCCAGATAAGATCCTTGCTTATGCAGGAATGTCGCCTTCTACCTATCAATCCGGCCAGTTAGATAACTGTTATGCCAGAATGGAAAAACGTGGTTCTAGATACCTTAGATATGCTCTGTTTAATGCAACCGCATATGTTTGTCTATGGGATCCAACCTACAAGGCTTATCTTGCCAAGAAACGAGCTGAAGGCAAGCATTACTATGTTGCAATGTCTCACGCGACCAAGAAACTAGTTCGGCTAATTTATCATCTCGAACGCACTGGACAGCAATACCAAAAAGCAATCTAATTCTTCCAACATCATATCTTCTTGTCAGAGCATCATACTCGATGCTCTATTTGTCATGCAATTTTCAAGGTACTGATTGCGATGAATAAGTCATCGCCACTATACTCAAAACATCTCTGTTTTTGAAACTATTTATTGACTTTCTTTAATAGTTAGTCTTCTTTATTTTATTGTTATGAATCTCTTCGTAATAAACAAATGCTTCTTTTGTAGCAGGATCCAGAGTTTTCGGATTGCTTCCGAGATAATCAAGAGTATCCCTCAGCACCTCATACATGCATTCATCTAGGTCCTCAAAGGCCAGTCTGCGCACTCTCGCTAGATTGGGCGCCTTGTCCCTGCCTGGTTCAATATAGTCTGCCAGGTAGATGATCTTTTCAAGCTGAGTCATCTCCGGTTTGCCTGTGGTA is a window encoding:
- a CDS encoding IS110 family transposase, giving the protein MIYVGIDVAKDKHDCFITNSDGEVLFKAFTIKNNLDGFDELYQKIESVMEDASKVKVGLEATGHYSYNLLGYLLDKGLATFVINPLHTNLYRKSLSLRQTKTDKVDAHTIASMLMSDVNLKSYSDTSYHNEELKSLTRYRFDKVKERAKLKTSISRLVCILFPELEKLVPTLHQNSVYELLYEFPGAKQVANAHLTRLSNLLETASKGHYTKETSIAFREAARTSIGSNMPAKSLELKHTIKLIRELDSEIEEIENEIKVIMDEINSPILSIPGISYRMGAMIIAEIGDFSQFDSPDKILAYAGMSPSTYQSGQLDNCYARMEKRGSRYLRYALFNATAYVCLWDPTYKAYLAKKRAEGKHYYVAMSHATKKLVRLIYHLERTGQQYQKAI